Proteins co-encoded in one Plasmodium reichenowi strain SY57 chromosome 10, whole genome shotgun sequence genomic window:
- a CDS encoding hypothetical protein (conserved Plasmodium protein, unknown function) → MFGKFISDTYNKVKSKADEVRLHVSVQAIKAKEVFGLVKPTTIEQLEVLLNYELQQIDSADMLISTYKKWIYNISQSDKSDCIRYYKSINKNNEKNFLSNVKQGFKNINEHIANFKDQKESGLTKKEVNDDMNERGYQETNEDHNRDNNNNINDNNNNDNNDNNNNNDNNNDNNDNNNNNDNNNNNDNNNNNNNDNNYNNNNNNNNNDIYHFSDNSYNKKICNNDFNNSSNNISRCNSRDESNEKYTTYNKNIPMNINRNFSPNNIYDDHYGYNFKEYFLKSNILEKSISLILERRDIRLSLVGPIENEDVENPRIIILDMFKLCFIGNEKLHKDILFIILTTDKLFDNHKELFLELLSILKHDYLDIYLTNLRKIISSEVVCLKSKIQSYDTQSIPINNKLNSFSNISPKSTSSSLDFEEDQTNKNMLYIDKDKIKQTNIKNQIKDDENQKEDIHLKNETPTQTNEITSEHLNTQDEIINEKQENIEHFSKGNICEQIEHHNKIYNVEEDNIYEIGLIQNNNNNHNIHNIHNSHNFNLFDKDMYNLDIISNEKEVIESNKIHQIKILASYKLIDLHKSVEKILLYATENRIKRKEEIKIKLEELKKIMQVCLKDCDITLHDTEDSKVHIENVYVKELDIHTNNIQNTQDQITHIKCSIDELTRKKNELYNKYQQICKEIHLKNQELSNIISNLSTHKKQLTQAEYNYLNKLSDTSKAKHMHQERKLYISNLDNISDDILKEYEEYPCINTQELILKSNKIKKPIKIVIIKHINYLKDKLYLLNILLKFYIHKIKNIMEQNINQQTNINSQLDHNISHKYEQKENMNNIEKKNENNLLSIPDKQEIYQKTNPNEKHIKIMKYKKSYYKVIEQLNKTWINIQEFYDQNNEYIDEVNDTSTCTYEAIKEIYNNTKNIIRQNNDIISSIE, encoded by the coding sequence atgtttgGTAAATTCATATCTGACACATATAATAAGGTAAAAAGTAAAGCGGACGAGGTCAGGTTACATGTAAGTGTACAGGCTATTAAAGCAAAAGAAGTATTTGGCCTAGTTAAACCAACTACCATAGAACAACTAGAagtattattaaattatgaaCTTCAACAAATAGATTCAGCAGATATGTTAATATCAACATACAAAAAAtggatatataatataagtCAATCTGATAAAAGTGATTGTATTAGATACTATAAATccataaataaaaataatgaaaagaatTTCCTAAGTAATGTAAAGCAAggttttaaaaatattaatgagCACATTGCAAATTTTAAAGACCAAAAGGAAAGTGGATTAACAAAAAAGGAGGTTAATGATGATATGAACGAAAGAGGATATCAAGAAACAAATGAAGATCACAATAgggataataataataatattaatgataataataataatgataataatgataataataataataatgataataataatgataataatgataataataataataatgataataataataataatgataataataataataataataatgataataattataataataataataataataataataatgatatatatcatttcagtgataattcatataataaaaagatcTGTAATAACGattttaataatagtagtaataatatttcacGTTGTAATAGTAGGGATGAATCCaatgaaaaatatactACTTACAATAAGAATATACcaatgaatataaatagaaaTTTTTCCcctaataatatttatgacGATCATTATggttataattttaaagaatactttttaaaaagtaatatattagaaaaatCAATTAGTCTAATATTAGAAAGAAGAGATATTAGATTATCACTTGTAGGACCAATAGAAAATGAAGATGTAGAAAATCCcagaattattattctaGATATGTTTAAACTCTGTTTTATAGGTAACGAGAAATTACATAAAGATatcttatttattattttaacCACGGACAAATTATTTGATAATCACAAAGAATTATTTCtagaattattatcaatattaaAACATGATTATTTAGATATTTATTTAACCAACCTTAGAAAAATTATCTCATCAGAAGTTGTATGTCTAAAAAGTAAAATACAATCATATGATACTCAATCTATTCCTATCAATAACAAATTAAACTCATTTAGTAATATAAGCCCAAAAAGTACGAGTTCCTCTTTAGATTTTGAAGAAGATCAAACCAATAAAAATATGCTCTACATAGAcaaagataaaataaaacaaacaaatataaagaaCCAAATAAAGGATGACGAAAATCAAAAAGAAGATATACATCTGAAAAATGAAACGCCAACACAAACAAATGAAATAACATCAGAACATTTAAACACACAAGATGAAATTATTAATGAAAAGCAAGAAAATATAGAACACTTCTcaaaaggaaatatatgTGAACAAATAGAAcatcataataaaatatataatgtcGAAGAAGATAACATATATGAAATAGGTTTgatacaaaataataataataaccataatattcataatattcataatagTCATAACTTTAACCTTTTTGATAAagatatgtataatttagatataatatcaaatgaaaaagaagTCATCGaaagtaataaaatacatcaaattaaaatattagcctcatataaattaatagaTTTACATAAAAGtgttgaaaaaatattattatatgctACCGAAAATAGAATCAAAAGAAAAGAAgaaatcaaaataaaattagaagaattaaaaaaaattatgcAAGTATGTTTGAAAGATTGTGATATAACACTACATGATACAGAAGACTCCAAAGTACATATAGAAAATGTATATGTTAAAGAATTAGATATacatacaaataatattcaaaataCACAAGATCAAATAACTCACATAAAATGTTCTATAGATGAATTAACAcggaaaaaaaatgaattatataataaatatcaACAAATATGTAAAGAAATTCATCTTAAAAATCAAGAACTATCCAATATTATATCGAACCTAAGTACACACAAAAAACAATTAACTCAAGCtgaatataattatttaaataaattatcgGATACCAGTAAAGCAAAACATATGCACCaagaaagaaaattatatatttcaaatcttgataatatttcggatgatatattaaaagaatatgaaGAATATCCATGTATTAATACACAAGAATTAATCCTTAAATCaaacaaaattaaaaaaccaataaaaatagttattatcaaacatataaattatttaaaagataaattatatttattaaatattttattaaaattttatatacataaaattaaaaatattatggaacaaaatataaatcaacaaacaaatattaattCACAACTTGACCATAATATTTCACATAAATACgaacaaaaagaaaatatgaataatattgaaaaaaaaaatgaaaataatttattaagtATACCTGATAAACAAgaaatatatcaaaaaacAAATCCAAAtgaaaaacatataaaaatcatgaaatataaaaaatctTATTATAAAGTTATTGAAcaattaaataaaacatgGATAAATATTCAAGAATTTTACGatcaaaataatgaatatatagACGAAGTAAATGATACATCAACTTGTACGTATGAAGCtattaaagaaatatataataatactaaaaatataataaggcaaaataatgatattatatcatCCATTGAATGA
- a CDS encoding hypothetical protein (conserved Plasmodium protein, unknown function): MNMRKRSINYKCIYIVLFYFTIKLIIILGNNKNSNLKNIHTNNYQWKKKSVQKRSYKSKKYKLMHFIYYNNLYKKVDVNDREYKINDDLKNIILLFGRIAEPYYPKAVEQFNHFKEPYSKYIYTNNRSNYNYNYNNNNNYNINSSCNISSNISSNISSSSIDPSDKWKFIFRDIKKMDKNMFHERICQLKFKWPINKDENITEYDFYNYIIERCLYNINIMRSNIQKLKYLLTKLVGNNKNKENVFLSSLSKEVEKEYMTHHVDTKKNNNNNEHHINDNNNNIVIIPKDNINNQPNDNKNYNNDNNNNDNNNNDNNDNNNNDNNYDNNYNNNNQHDTNFITPTSQLNSNNKIKILEKLENFNLNSIFKQHNRSYSRLLVNEVFNKEYPSKKITDIFLNLIFQKNVDEFTYESFIKHLNILGRKIELINCDFNSNIYFDQFHFLMKSELKKNSLSVKKKTKKKYSSKAFKNKKENNTKSVYENKTHKKKKNSILINQPIITNNLESIKEQQYKQLEQNDHQSNIKMHKNIHDQNNINSNNILQTNINSNDQNLSINIKKKVISFFNYIVNTIKKQF, encoded by the coding sequence ATGAATATGAGGAAAAGAAGTATAAATTacaaatgtatatatattgttctgttttattttactataaaattaataataatattaggtaataataaaaacagcaatttaaaaaatatccATACTAATAATTACCAAtggaaaaagaaaagtGTTCAAAAAAGGTCgtataaaagtaaaaagtataaattGATGcatttcatatattataataatttgtaCAAAAAAGTAGACGTCAATGATCGcgaatataaaataaatgatgatttaaaaaatataattttattatttggtCGTATAGCAGAACCTTATTATCCTAAGGCAGTCGAACAATTTAATCATTTTAAAGAACCATatagtaaatatatttatactaATAACAGAAGTAATTACAATTACaattacaataataataataattataatattaatagtagTTGTAATATTAGTAGTAATATTAGTAGCAATATTAGTAGCAGTAGCATTGATCCATCTGATAAATGGAAATTCATTTTCCgagatattaaaaaaatggataaaaatatgttcCATGAAAGAATATGTCAACTTAAATTTAAATGGCCGataaataaagatgaaaatattacagaatatgatttttataattacatTATTGAAAgatgtttatataatattaatattatgagAAGTAACATACAAAagttaaaatatttattaacCAAACTTGTGGGgaacaataaaaataaggaaaatGTTTTCTTGAGTAGTTTATCTAAAGAAGtagaaaaagaatatatgaCTCATCATGTGgacacaaaaaaaaataacaacaataatgaacatcatattaatgataataataataatattgttattattccaaaggataatataaacaatcAACCTAATgataacaaaaattataataatgataataataataatgataataataataatgataataatgataataataataatgataataattatgataataattataataataataatcaacATGACACAAATTTTATAACCCCCACTTCACAATtaaatagtaataataaaataaaaattttagaaaaattagaaaattTTAATCTGAATAGTATCTTTAAACAACATAATAGATCTTATAGCAGACTGCTTGTTAATGAAGTGtttaataaagaatatccttccaaaaaaattacagacatttttctaaatctaatatttcaaaaaaatgttGATGAATTTACTTATGAATCCTTCATTAAGcatttaaatattcttGGTAGGAAAAtagaattaataaattgtgattttaattcaaatatatattttgatcAGTTTCATTTTCTTATGAAATCTGAACTAAAGAAAAATTCTCTCAgtgttaaaaaaaaaacaaaaaaaaaatattcatcCAAGGCattcaaaaataaaaaagaaaataacaCCAAAAGTgtttatgaaaataaaactcataaaaaaaaaaaaaattcaataCTCATAAATCAACCTATTATTACGAATAATCTTGAATCGATAAAAGAACAACAATATAAACAATTGGAACAAAATGACCATCAATCCAATATTAAAATGCATAAAAACATACATGATCAAAACAACAtaaattcaaataatattttacaaacaaatataaatagcAATGATCAAAATTTAAGTAtcaatattaaaaaaaaagttatttctttttttaattatatagtaaatactataaaaaaacaattcTAA